One genomic window of Acidobacteriota bacterium includes the following:
- a CDS encoding sigma-70 family RNA polymerase sigma factor, translated as MRSDPSTPVTTLLLRWREGDRNALEQLMPLVYAELRQMASRHLRGERGDHTLQSTALVHEAYLRLAGQDPPEWQNRAHFFAIAARLMRQILVDHARTRDAAKRGSGACTLVLDEAIALPQKVNLDVIDLDKALTELSELDGQQSRIVELRFFGGLTIEDTSEVLGVSPATVKRDWLVARAWLLRAMTGEAQT; from the coding sequence TTGCGTTCTGATCCGTCCACTCCAGTTACGACACTCCTTCTCCGCTGGCGCGAAGGGGACCGCAACGCTCTCGAGCAGTTGATGCCGCTGGTTTATGCCGAACTGCGCCAGATGGCGAGCCGCCATCTTCGTGGGGAGCGAGGCGACCACACGCTGCAAAGCACGGCTCTCGTGCACGAGGCTTACCTGCGACTCGCCGGACAAGATCCTCCCGAGTGGCAAAATCGGGCACATTTCTTTGCCATCGCAGCACGCCTCATGCGGCAGATCCTGGTTGATCACGCGCGCACCCGAGATGCGGCGAAGCGTGGAAGCGGCGCCTGCACATTAGTCCTGGATGAAGCGATCGCGCTCCCTCAAAAAGTCAATTTGGATGTGATCGATCTGGACAAAGCGCTGACAGAACTCTCAGAACTGGATGGGCAGCAGAGCCGCATCGTGGAGTTGCGCTTTTTTGGCGGGCTGACGATCGAAGATACGTCTGAAGTATTGGGCGTCTCACCGGCCACGGTGAAACGCGACTGGCTGGTCGCGCGCGCGTGGCTGCTCCGCGCAATGACCGGAGAAGCGCAGACATGA
- a CDS encoding serine/threonine protein kinase: MNPERWERVKQLAGEAMTLEVRERESFVDRLCQGDSELQREVRSLLSFHDQAGTDFLNGPAVELEQGTSATPARGHPQRIGPYEITEEIGRGGMGEVYRAVRADGQYTKDVAIKLVQGGSSVLLERFRNERQILASLEHSNIARLLDGGTTETGVPYLVMELVEGTRIDEYCEQHSLSVNERLQLFLQVCDAVQFAHQRLIIHRDLKPGNILVTADGVPKLLDFGIAKILEVEPDGSLGDSTLTLFRLLTPQYASPEQVRGESITTASDVYSLGVVLYELLTGQSPYPKTSGAPHDAARAACEYEPLKLSTVVRSGKNLTRTSHDASVKDAVAPDRLGKLLRGDLDNIVLKALRKEPQRRYASVEQFAADIRRNLAHLPITARKDTAGYRASKFVARHKAGVAAAAVVALILVIGLVITIREARIAERRFNDVRSLANSLIFDVHDSIKDLPGSTPARKIIIDRALQYLNVLAQESAGDLGLQRELAAAFERVGSVQGDYLENNLGDSKGTLASYDKALEIRKQIDAKSDDWQDRLALATGYRLVAHQQWATGNRSGSRENIDRAIAISEVLGTAQPNNSKVLYELSFDHEVSGTIAHLGEREDQKAIEDYRRALAVEEMVLTIQPDDVQTLHGYAVDSRYIGDFLEPTDPQAALPYYEKALEINRKLTQRSTEIQYARSVAVSYSNIADVYADLGDFAREVENNRKSLEMYQDLNRTDPKNALLRQGLAIAYVNTATALAGTGNIAESLDDSSKGLEIMRSLVAASPQNSAQRSIFAAMLAARGTILIRAKRSDAAIAELDHARSIYESLYEPGDPHTDSAACDVKLGEAATLAGRDPAAAEYFRRALTIVEPLLSHADGEADLDALYVAADAYSGMGDLRMKEAQQREETAAERQSAGTEARSWYSQSLKTWQRIEHPNRAAPNSFEVGNPLLVAKKLKAAEAALSSRK; this comes from the coding sequence ATGAACCCGGAACGTTGGGAACGGGTCAAGCAACTGGCTGGGGAAGCCATGACCCTTGAGGTCAGGGAGCGTGAGTCCTTTGTCGATCGTCTCTGCCAGGGCGACTCCGAACTACAACGCGAGGTGCGTTCTCTTCTCTCGTTTCACGATCAGGCAGGGACGGATTTCCTGAACGGGCCTGCTGTCGAGCTTGAGCAAGGAACAAGCGCCACCCCGGCGCGTGGCCATCCACAGCGGATCGGCCCCTATGAGATCACCGAAGAGATCGGGCGCGGCGGCATGGGCGAAGTCTATCGCGCGGTTCGCGCCGATGGGCAGTACACGAAAGACGTCGCGATCAAACTCGTTCAGGGCGGATCGAGCGTGCTGCTGGAACGCTTTCGCAACGAACGGCAGATTCTGGCGTCACTGGAACATTCCAACATTGCGCGGCTGCTCGATGGCGGCACGACCGAGACCGGTGTGCCCTACCTCGTCATGGAGTTAGTCGAGGGCACGCGTATTGATGAATATTGTGAGCAACACAGTCTTTCCGTGAATGAACGATTGCAGTTGTTCCTGCAGGTCTGCGATGCAGTGCAGTTCGCGCATCAGCGCTTGATCATCCATCGCGATCTCAAACCTGGAAATATTCTGGTCACCGCGGACGGGGTACCGAAGCTGCTGGATTTCGGTATCGCCAAGATCTTGGAAGTGGAACCCGACGGCAGTCTGGGCGATTCCACCTTGACCCTGTTCCGGCTCTTAACTCCGCAATATGCGAGCCCGGAACAAGTCCGGGGCGAATCGATTACGACAGCGAGCGATGTCTATTCGCTCGGCGTGGTGTTGTACGAATTGCTGACCGGCCAGAGTCCTTACCCAAAAACCAGTGGCGCTCCCCACGATGCCGCCCGCGCAGCTTGCGAGTATGAACCGCTGAAACTGAGCACGGTCGTGCGCTCTGGAAAAAATCTTACCCGCACTTCGCACGATGCTTCGGTTAAGGATGCCGTCGCGCCTGACCGACTCGGGAAGCTGCTGAGAGGGGATCTGGACAACATTGTTCTTAAGGCTCTGCGCAAAGAGCCACAGCGCCGCTACGCCTCCGTGGAACAATTCGCGGCAGACATTCGACGCAATCTCGCGCACCTTCCGATTACCGCGCGCAAGGATACTGCCGGTTATCGCGCATCGAAATTTGTCGCCCGACACAAAGCAGGCGTGGCAGCGGCGGCAGTGGTCGCCTTGATATTGGTGATTGGACTTGTCATCACGATCCGGGAAGCGCGGATCGCGGAACGTCGCTTCAATGATGTTCGCAGCCTGGCGAATTCGCTGATCTTCGATGTCCATGACTCCATCAAAGACCTTCCGGGTTCGACTCCAGCCAGAAAAATCATCATCGATCGCGCGCTGCAATATCTCAACGTGCTGGCCCAGGAATCCGCCGGCGATCTGGGATTACAGCGTGAATTGGCGGCAGCCTTTGAGAGGGTCGGATCGGTGCAAGGCGATTATCTGGAAAATAACCTCGGGGACTCCAAGGGCACCTTGGCCAGTTACGACAAGGCGTTGGAAATTCGGAAACAGATCGATGCCAAGTCCGACGATTGGCAAGATCGCCTGGCGCTAGCAACAGGTTATCGTCTGGTAGCGCATCAACAATGGGCCACCGGCAACCGCAGCGGGTCGCGGGAGAACATCGATCGCGCGATCGCCATTTCCGAGGTTCTTGGCACGGCGCAGCCCAACAACTCCAAGGTTCTCTACGAACTGAGCTTCGATCACGAAGTGTCAGGCACGATTGCACACCTCGGAGAACGGGAGGACCAGAAAGCGATTGAGGACTATAGGAGAGCACTGGCGGTCGAGGAAATGGTGCTCACGATTCAGCCCGACGATGTCCAAACTCTGCATGGATACGCCGTGGATTCGAGATACATCGGAGACTTCCTGGAGCCAACCGATCCGCAAGCGGCCCTGCCGTATTACGAAAAGGCGCTGGAAATCAATCGCAAGCTGACGCAGAGATCGACGGAGATACAGTACGCGCGCAGCGTAGCGGTCTCTTATTCCAACATCGCCGATGTCTACGCCGACCTCGGCGACTTTGCGCGAGAGGTGGAGAATAACCGCAAGTCGCTGGAAATGTATCAGGACCTGAACCGGACGGATCCGAAAAATGCACTGTTGCGGCAGGGACTCGCGATCGCGTATGTCAACACAGCGACGGCGTTGGCCGGGACCGGCAATATCGCGGAAAGCCTGGACGACTCGAGCAAAGGCCTGGAAATCATGCGCTCCCTGGTGGCGGCAAGCCCGCAGAATTCAGCCCAGCGTTCCATCTTTGCGGCCATGCTGGCGGCGCGCGGCACAATTCTGATTAGGGCCAAGCGCTCGGACGCCGCCATCGCGGAACTCGACCATGCCCGGTCCATTTATGAATCGCTGTATGAGCCGGGCGATCCGCATACCGATAGTGCAGCCTGCGACGTCAAACTGGGCGAAGCTGCCACTCTTGCAGGACGCGATCCAGCCGCCGCCGAATATTTTCGCCGGGCGTTGACGATCGTTGAGCCTTTGCTCTCGCATGCCGATGGTGAGGCCGATCTTGATGCGCTTTACGTGGCCGCCGATGCGTACTCCGGGATGGGTGATCTCAGGATGAAAGAAGCACAACAGCGTGAAGAGACAGCTGCGGAGCGACAATCAGCCGGGACAGAAGCGCGCTCGTGGTATTCGCAGAGTCTCAAAACATGGCAACGCATCGAACATCCCAATCGCGCCGCTCCCAATAGTTTTGAAGTGGGCAATCCCCTGCTTGTGGCGAAGAAATTGAAGGCGGCTGAAGCGGCGTTATCCTCGCGGAAGTAA